A stretch of the Nicotiana tabacum cultivar K326 chromosome 6, ASM71507v2, whole genome shotgun sequence genome encodes the following:
- the LOC142181482 gene encoding uncharacterized protein LOC142181482, translating to MTLCSRYFEGIESRINRPKRVNNELNHNKASEVSSLFPQQVNLGTKLKEIQEVEGLLQQRQREELIKSFLIDFQNKNARQAELPYYGKLEDIIELNYYGRFMVMLFKCQWADTTRDRGFKIDVWKFNCVNFSRFIHTGDHEDHDSYIEASQANMVYYVDDETDKEWSVIVHLKSRDLFDMGDVVEEEIYKNEPYQQQELEQFFYVNYENIKVAIDEHMSD from the exons ATGACTCTCTGTTCTCGTTATTTTGAGGGTATCGAGTCAAGGATAAATAGGCCTAAACGTGTAAACAATGAGCTAAATCATAATAAGGCTTCTGAAGTATCATCTTTGTTCCCTCAACAAG TGAATTTAggaaccaaattaaaagaaattcaAGAGGTCGAAGGCCTTCTGCAACAGAGGCAGAGAGAAGAATTAATAAAGAGTTTCCTGATTGATTTCCAAAACAA AAATGCAAGACAAGCAGAGTTGCCATATTATGGGAAGTTGGAAGACATAATTGAGCTCAATTATTATGGACGGTTTATGGTTATGCTCTTCAAATGCCAGTGGGCTGACACTACTCGGGATAGAGGGTTCAAAATAGATGTTTGGAAATTTAATTGTGTTAACTTTTCTAGATTCATTCACACGGGTGATCATGAGGACCATGATTCTTATATTGAAGCGTCTCAAGCAAATATGGTCTACTATGTTGATGATGAAACTGATAAAGAATGGAGTGTTATTGTGCATCTAAAGTCAAGAGATTTGTTTGACATGGGAGATGTTGTTGAAGAAGAAATTTACAAGAACGAGCCATACCAACAacaagaattggaacaattttTTTATGTTAATTATGAGAATATCAAAGTTGCAATAGATGAGCATATGTCTGACTAG